A single genomic interval of Lentimicrobium saccharophilum harbors:
- a CDS encoding aminotransferase class V-fold PLP-dependent enzyme translates to MENYFETFRRNTIGHDAEYDTPFGRQKLIYADWIASGRLYKPIEERLSYEIGPFIGNTHTETSETGTSMTRAYHEAHKRIKKHVNAGPEDVIITAGFGMTGVIVKFQRMMGLKMCGQLTDSKCFKEKERPVVFVTHMEHHSNHTSWFETMSDVVVLAPDKDLLVDPDELRRQLENYKDRPLKIGAFTACSNVTGVGTPYHQLAKIMHENGGFCFIDFAASAPYADINMHPEDPLEKLDAVLFSPHKFLGGPGSSGVLIFDRSIYKSRTPDQPGGGTVDWTNPWGEYKYVDDIELREDGGTPGFMQAIRTALCIELKERMGTVNIAKREEELLERAFHGMDKIPGLHILANNQRKRLGVISFYFENIHYNLVVKLLSDRYGIQVRGGCACAGTYGHYLLDVSYEHSKRITELINHGDLSQKPGWVRLSLHPTMTNNELDHILNALEEISLHHQTWMKEYMYNKHTNEFRHIQDNCQITNRVNEWFKL, encoded by the coding sequence ATGGAAAACTATTTTGAAACTTTCCGCCGGAACACCATCGGACATGATGCAGAATATGATACTCCTTTTGGAAGGCAAAAGCTGATTTATGCCGATTGGATCGCCAGCGGAAGACTATATAAACCCATTGAAGAAAGGCTTTCATACGAAATAGGTCCTTTTATCGGCAATACGCACACCGAGACCAGCGAAACAGGCACCTCCATGACCAGGGCGTATCACGAAGCGCATAAACGGATCAAAAAACATGTAAATGCAGGGCCCGAGGATGTTATTATCACGGCCGGATTCGGTATGACCGGGGTAATAGTGAAGTTTCAGCGGATGATGGGACTGAAGATGTGCGGACAGCTCACCGACAGTAAATGCTTTAAGGAAAAAGAGCGCCCGGTCGTATTTGTCACGCATATGGAACACCACAGTAATCACACTTCATGGTTTGAGACCATGAGTGATGTGGTTGTACTGGCTCCGGATAAAGATCTGCTGGTTGACCCTGATGAATTGCGCAGACAACTGGAAAATTATAAAGACCGGCCGCTGAAGATCGGGGCGTTTACGGCTTGTTCAAATGTTACGGGCGTTGGCACTCCTTATCACCAGTTGGCAAAGATTATGCATGAGAACGGTGGCTTCTGCTTTATCGATTTTGCCGCATCAGCCCCATATGCCGATATCAACATGCATCCGGAGGATCCACTCGAAAAGTTGGATGCCGTTCTATTTTCGCCGCACAAGTTTTTAGGAGGCCCGGGTTCTTCAGGCGTACTGATTTTTGACCGGTCAATTTACAAAAGCAGGACACCGGATCAGCCCGGCGGCGGGACCGTTGACTGGACCAATCCGTGGGGTGAATACAAATATGTTGATGATATAGAACTGCGTGAAGACGGCGGCACTCCCGGCTTTATGCAGGCCATCCGCACAGCTTTGTGTATTGAACTCAAGGAGCGAATGGGCACGGTAAATATTGCAAAGAGAGAAGAGGAGTTACTGGAACGCGCTTTCCATGGTATGGATAAAATTCCGGGACTGCATATCCTTGCCAACAATCAGCGGAAACGACTTGGAGTCATTTCATTCTATTTCGAGAATATACACTACAATCTTGTAGTGAAACTCCTCTCCGACAGGTATGGCATACAGGTGAGGGGCGGATGCGCCTGCGCCGGGACTTACGGGCATTATCTTCTGGATGTAAGTTATGAGCATTCTAAAAGAATCACCGAACTGATCAATCATGGTGACCTTTCACAAAAGCCTGGTTGGGTCAGGCTTTCCCTGCATCCGACGATGACAAACAACGAACTGGATCATATTCTGAACGCACTGGAAGAAATCAGCCTGCACCATCAGACATGGATGAAAGAATACATGTACAACAAGCACACGAATGAGTTCAGGCATATCCAGGACAATTGCCAGATTACCAATAGGGTGAACGAATGGTTCAAGTTATAA